The window aaattttcttactGGAACAATGAATCACATGTAACAAAAAGTAAGTTAACAATATTGGGGAAAAGAAAGGGATAGTGGTGTGTAATTTTcaagtgaggaaaaaaaataaatctttcgaAGGCAGAGTTGGGAGCTACAAGGactaatttaataattttcaagGCTTCAAAGATGGTTTATGTGTCTTTTCCATACTCTTACTTTCTGGGAAAATTTCAACatcactttttttgttttattaaaaattatgccTAACCTATTTAGTATAGAAAAAGTTTACTGAAGAAGATAGCTAACcatgatttttattctaaaatgtaaagATACCGCCTAACATTAGAATTACAAATGAAATTAAACCTATTGATTTACAACAAAACAGCTGAAAAAAGCAGTGATTACAGAAGGGATAAGGATGACCACCTAGTATAAGCACCACCAAATAGAAAGCAGTCTGGAGATACTTGGTGTTAGGGCAAGCAAGCAGCCTTATATACTGAAACaggaaaatgtataaaacaattgTTTTACAATAATGCTCTAGGTcaacaagagaaaaaacaaaacaaaacaaaaattcaccACAGTCTTTTCAGAAAGTTCTGTTTAGAAAGTGAAATACATGAgacattttcaaaagttttcaccaaaagttaactcaaaagtTTCAAAACTTCAATAAGTGAAGGAATAAACTTAAATTAGCTAGATATTAAATTAGATAAATTATTTATCTATCTCATTTTCTGATGAGGCTGGAAGAATTTGGCTTTATCATAcgtatatttgaatatattactCCAATATAAAGTTGGAGACGGCCAAGTCTAAAGACAAATTCTGTACAAACTAGAATTATGTATGAGAGATAGCCATGTCAATGTCAGGGTGTGTAGCTATTTCATACCTTTCACAAATTAAGaattaataattatttcagaatgaaaaaatattcttACCTTTCAAGGCTCTTAGATCCAGATAAAGACTGGAAAAACACTGATTCAAACCTCCTTGCCTCTGTACGTGgcttgtttttatcattttgtaaATTTTGATGGGTTTCAAGTATACCTTCTTCAAGCAACAAGTTTTTGGGGGGGTTTTGTTCCTTATCTGAAAAACGACAACTACTTTCCTTCTTTCGTGCCCGTTTGACTTTCCCAATGAAGAAGTCATCACCACTATCACTATCCTCAGACATGGAAGACTGTTTGTAAAACCTTTCTTCTGTGCTATCATCAAAATATTCCTTCTCTTCTTCATATAATTCTTCTCCATCACTGTCAACATCAAGTGAACTACTGgactctttcatttttttggttttacttAATGCTTTCATTTTGGGGTCAGAAGGTGTCTTCTGGGATGCTGAGGAAGCTGGAGAATCTTTTCCGGAAGGCTTTGATAGAGAATTTGGGACATCCATTGCTTTGGGTCCATGATCCATCTtggctattttttcttttgaattatttatcgGTTTCTTTGCCAATATTTtggcttccttctctttttgttcACGGATAATAGTTCCTTCATGCTGTAACTTGCTGGCATCATCATTTGAACACAAAGTGTCCTTGGAATGATTTTCTTCTGAAGCACTGTTTGATGACTTAACTTCAACAACATTTTGTCTTGCATCTTTAAAGGATTTGACAGCAGCTGCAAGAGAAACAGCACATGACTTGTTTCAGCactgaaacaaataataaaaaacatcACTGTTTTAGTAccatatttcttaaattatttggaaatacTTAACAGAATGATTGgaatttaaattacatatatataataggtGCAAATTCACAAAGAACTCTATTAACTTTTAGAAAACCAGAACACTTATGAAATGCTCAGAGATATCCATTTTAAAtctctaaaattaaatttattcttccATATATGatgttaaaaacagtaaaaacttcactgaatataaatgaataaaattttgcaACTTTAATTTCTATAGCAATAATGTATTAATACAATTTCAGGGTACTATAAATTGTGCTTTCAggcataaaaataattatcttctAATCTGTGTCAGAAGCATTTAGttctttcattgtattttataatatacaaacataaataaaaattatgtgactGAATGGCAAGGTAAGTAATAATGTGAATTACATCAATATTTAGAAAgggcttggtggctcagttggtaaaaaaatctgcctgcaatgtgggagacatgggttcaatccctgggttggaaagatcctctagaggagggcatagcaacccacttcaggattcttgccttgagaatctccatggacagaggaacctggcaggctacagtccatggggttggagagttggacacaactgagtgactaagcacagcaaaataTTTAGAAAGTCAGTTGTATTTAATATTACCATGAGTATTAtctattttaagaatttataaaatttagaaaaaacacaattttttagatataaaaaaattttcaggTTGTTTCCTACATTTGGAAGCATTTGAAAAGACATTTATAATGTAAAAGAtcctcaaaagttaaaaaaaaatcataaaagtaaataaatgaatggccatttattcaaattatttacTGAAAATGGCTTAAGTCATTTAATTCATACCTTTCAgcacatctatttttttcttcagaagagGGTGCACTGCTAGTCTAGCAATTGCTCTTTCAGCAGCAGTCGAATCAGGCTGCAAATTGAAATAATAAACACATGGGAATAAAAACTAACACTACTAAGAAGTGAATAAAATGcaactcataatttttaaaagttaagagttAGGGAACAGAAATTTGTTAATATTCTAACTAGGTAACTCACCTATATAATGCATTCTAAAGATAACATGCTGAAAAAAATACTACTGTTCTTGACAGTTATAATTATGTAATCAATTAACAAATATTCTTTGAGTAATTAATATTATTCCAGAATTGTGGTAGGCATCatgtgtgatattttaaaaaatgtaatatagaTCCTGCAGTCAAAGAGTTTAAAAATCTAGTATAGAATACTAAAATAACATGAACGAATCAAGTAACATATTAGTACTAAGCTGGGTGATAATCCATGACTAATATAACGCCTGAAGTTCCATTTACTAGAGACCTAAAGTTAccaaatactatatatttttatgttgaatGACTAATACCACTATTTCATTCTCAGAACTTTTCACCAGTGCCTGGCTTATAGCCAACACTTTGTAGATGTTTGATGATGACCGAATgggattatatacatataatgatatgtgtgtgtgtgtgtatgtgtacacacatacacaaacatacagacacacacatacatagtatTTATTCATTGAGAAAATTCATAGTTCAGactactttaaataaatattatctgtGGTTGAAACTTCCAAATTTCTACCTCAAGCTCTAACTTGATCTCCAGACTCATATATCCAACTACCTACTTGACATGTTAAAAGAAAATTCTGTGATTTTCTCCTGAAACTTTAAACCTTTTCCCATCTTATTAGATAtaagtttaatttttctgttgGTTAAGGGTTAAAACTCATGATTCTTCCATTACGTTTCTCCTTTTTTCACAGCTCACAATAAATCCTTCAGCAAATCCTgtcatttcatctgcaaaatcTATCCAGAACCAGTCACTAATCACCATTTCTACTTACTTCCTTTGACCAAATCACCAACACCTCTCACCTGGACCAAAGCAATAAGCCCATAACTAGTCATTCTCCATTGGCTTTTGTTCTTCCACAGACTGTTTTCCATATAGCAGTTACAGTGAAGTTTAAATGTAACCAGATCATGCTACTTCCTTATGGGTTCTTTTGAAAGCTTTACTGCCTTCTGATGCTTAAGCTATCCTTTGCAAGTTCTTCTCTACTTGGCTGATCATTTCATTgtattcaggtctctgctcaaatgttatCTGAATTAACACAACACTTTTCATCACCATTTACTTCACATCACAAGAGGCAGGGACTCTGTCTTCCACATTCCTGTAGACCTAGTGCCTAAAACAATAACTGATAATAGTTGGTATTCAATAAACACTCCCTGAAGCATGTAAAAATTTCACTAGTGTGTGAGAGCAGAGCTATCAGCTTTAAACATCTTTATATTTACCCTATTGTTAATAGCCCAATAAGGCTATTTTTCCTCCCAGTCATAAACACAGATGAGTACCTAAGCGAAAGCAAGATAGTAGCTTGAAATCTATTCTGTATGGAGAATTTATCTAGGTAAAAATCACTCAGAAAACAACTTTAGACCTGATGCAAATCCTGTGCTAGGATCACTTGCTGCCTAATTACGGTTTTTATCTTGGGTCAAATGGTATTATCCTCAAGTTTGATACCTAACAAGAAACTGCAAACGTGATCCTAGTTGGAAATAGGAACAAGGgcattgcagatataattaagagGACAGCATACTGGTTTAGGATGGGGCT is drawn from Bos mutus isolate GX-2022 chromosome 7, NWIPB_WYAK_1.1, whole genome shotgun sequence and contains these coding sequences:
- the SRFBP1 gene encoding serum response factor-binding protein 1 isoform X1, with the translated sequence MAEPGTLNLNNEVVKMRKEVKRIRVLVIRKLVRSVGRLKSKKGSEDALLKNQRRAQRLLEEIRAMKELKPDVVTKSALGEDINFEKICKKPDSTAAERAIARLAVHPLLKKKIDVLKAAVKSFKDARQNVVEVKSSNSASEENHSKDTLCSNDDASKLQHEGTIIREQKEKEAKILAKKPINNSKEKIAKMDHGPKAMDVPNSLSKPSGKDSPASSASQKTPSDPKMKALSKTKKMKESSSSLDVDSDGEELYEEEKEYFDDSTEERFYKQSSMSEDSDSGDDFFIGKVKRARKKESSCRFSDKEQNPPKNLLLEEGILETHQNLQNDKNKPRTEARRFESVFFQSLSGSKSLERNHREQVPRSKTMDFQHTEPQNKNQFNKKAQRGFENTKQKSQLPLHPSWEASRRRKEQQSKIAVFQGKKITFDD
- the SRFBP1 gene encoding serum response factor-binding protein 1 isoform X2; the encoded protein is MRKEVKRIRVLVIRKLVRSVGRLKSKKGSEDALLKNQRRAQRLLEEIRAMKELKPDVVTKSALGEDINFEKICKKPDSTAAERAIARLAVHPLLKKKIDVLKAAVKSFKDARQNVVEVKSSNSASEENHSKDTLCSNDDASKLQHEGTIIREQKEKEAKILAKKPINNSKEKIAKMDHGPKAMDVPNSLSKPSGKDSPASSASQKTPSDPKMKALSKTKKMKESSSSLDVDSDGEELYEEEKEYFDDSTEERFYKQSSMSEDSDSGDDFFIGKVKRARKKESSCRFSDKEQNPPKNLLLEEGILETHQNLQNDKNKPRTEARRFESVFFQSLSGSKSLERNHREQVPRSKTMDFQHTEPQNKNQFNKKAQRGFENTKQKSQLPLHPSWEASRRRKEQQSKIAVFQGKKITFDD